Proteins encoded by one window of Epinephelus moara isolate mb chromosome 18, YSFRI_EMoa_1.0, whole genome shotgun sequence:
- the LOC126405247 gene encoding uncharacterized protein LOC126405247 isoform X2, whose translation MPQHIHSSLTHVLLLWITTLSVVQLGFIVFFFTAGQYPSEPEIPLGGGKMLTFRATEVNRNIKWVTKSPDERLISGAEGGKVLKIKRDGYYFLTLQVTLNSCNAKALWHRVSLKAKDKDLLKGWINNNTCSTGSLAKVEELPAGSTLEVTVNKTAPSETINEEESHLDIIYIFKPWK comes from the exons ATGCCACAGCATATCCACAGTTCCCTAACCCACGTTCTCCTGTTGTGGATCACCACCCTCTCCGTTGTCCAGCTTGGGTTCATCGTCTTCTTCTTCACAGCTGGACAG TACCCCTCTGAGCCTGAAATTCCCTTGGGCGGAGGCAAAATGCTCACCTTTAGGGCCACTGAAG TCAACAGAAATATTAAGTGGGTAACAAAAAGTCCAGACGAACGCCTGATCTCAGGAGCAGAAGGAGGAAAAGTTCTAAAAATAAAGAGGGATGGATATTACTTCCTAACTCTTCAGGTAACACTGAATTCATGCAATGCAAAAGCATTATGGCACAGAGTCAGTCTGAAGGCAAAGGACAAAGATCTCCTGAAGGGTTGGATTAACAACAACACATGCAGCACAGGCTCCCTCGCAAAGGTGGAGGAGCTTCCTGCTGGAAGCACCTTGGAGGTCACCGTCAACAAGACAGCTCCCAGTGAAACCATTAATGAAGAAGAATCTCACCTGGATATCATCTACATTTTCAAGCCTTGGAAGTAG
- the LOC126405244 gene encoding transmembrane emp24 domain-containing protein 1-like, with translation MCNIEQSRLKLVKEDYTDSERRMISVSAELCLLACLILTLDLTLGLGPKKDMEFTFLLSAGSTECFYQNAVRSDSMEVEYQVIAGSGLDVGFALISPSGHRLVSDFRRSDAIHMVDPTEDGDYRLCFDNSFSKLSEKMVFFKVIINSQSSEGRGQDEWVDVAMPESMLEYKLEDIKVRMDSLYEHLEKSRQLLTVLRVLEARDRYLLEDNLWRVSFWSCLNLLVMLAVAAAQVYTLQRLFDNTKRVSP, from the exons ATGTGTAACATAGAACAAAGTCGTTTAAAGTTGGTGAAAGAGGATTACACGGACAGTGAGCGGAGGATGATAAGTGTGTCTGCAGAGCTCTGTTTGCTGGCATGTTTGATtctgactttagacttgactttGGGTCTGGGGCCAAAGAAAGACAtggaatttacatttttattgtctGCTGGCAGCACAGAGTGTTTTTACCAAAATGCAGTGAGGAGCGACAGCATGGAGGTTGAATACCAG GTGATAGCCGGGTCTGGTTTGGATGTCGGCTTTGCCCTCATCTCACCCAGCGGACACCGGCTGGTCTCTGATTTCAGGAGATCTGATGCCATTCACAT GGTGGATCCCACAGAGGACGGAGACTACCGCTTGTGTTTCGACAACAGCTTCAGTAAACTCTCAGAGAAGATGGTGTTCTTTAAGGTGATCATTAACAGTCAGAGCAGCGAAGGCAGAGGCCAAGATGAGTGGGTGGACGTGGCCATGCCAGAGAGCATGCTGGAGTACAAACTGGAGGACATCAAG GTGAGGATGGACTCTTTGTATGAGCATCTGGAGAAGAGCCGTCAGCTCCTGACTGTGCTGCGGGTCCTTGAGGCGAGGGACCGCTATCTTCTGGAGGACAACCTGTGGCGGGTGTCCTTCTGGTCCTGCCTCAACCTGCTCGTCATGCTCGCTGTCGCTGCTGCTCAGGTCTACACACTGCAGCGCCTCTTTGACAACACCAAGCGAGTCTCTCCATAG
- the tnfsf14 gene encoding tumor necrosis factor ligand superfamily member 14 — protein MSQCGYPSAYVVDTHATRPPLPPRLNQGRQRGKATQTVLIMLVALALSGMAIEACFIYHLYQQESAASASASKIIADQAMTPTKTPSLIMPPSKPLAHLTDGQDVHHDNEIMAWSMNAEPPLYGMEYIDNSLVIQQEGYYHIYSKVFFHDTGFFNHSIHRKTERYPGKSIPLLVSRKYSERSSRVRSNSYLGGVFHLTKDDALFVKVSNTSKIVRHKYFENTFGAYML, from the exons ATGTCTCAGTGTGGATATCCTTCTGCATACGTGGTGGACACCCATGCCACCCGGCCTCCACTGCCACCCAGGCTGAATCAGGGGCGACAGCGTGGTAAGGCAACGCAGACCGTGCTGATCATGCTCGTGGCCTTGGCTTTGAGCGGCATGGCCATAGAGGCTTGCTTCATCTACCACCTCTACCAACAGGAATCA GCCGCCTCAGCATCAGCCTCCAAGATCATTGCAG ATCAAGCCATGACACCCACTAAAACTCCCAGTCTTATTATGCCTCCTTCCAAACCGCTTGCACATCTGACAG ACGGACAAGACGTACATCATGACAATGAAATCATGGCATGGAGCATGAATGCAGAGCCTCCCCTCTATGGAATGGAGTACATAGACAACAGTCTCGTCATTCAGCAGGAGGGCTATTACCACATCTATTCCAAGGTGTTCTTCCACGACACTGGTTTTTTCAACCATTCTATTCATCGGAAAACTGAGCGGTACCCTGGGAAAAGCATCCCCCTCCTGGTGTCCAGAAAATACTCAGAGCGGTCCAGCAGAGTACGATCCAACAGTTACCTGGGTGGGGTGTTTCACCTCACCAAAGACGATGCGCTTTTTGTGAAAGTGAGCAACACCTCAAAAATCGTGCGTCACAAATACTTCGAGAACACCTTCGGCGCGTATATGTTATAA
- the LOC126405247 gene encoding uncharacterized protein LOC126405247 isoform X1 has translation MPQHIHSSLTHVLLLWITTLSVVQLGFIVFFFTAGQSQNSSDVASQHTNAKIQANNTSSYPSEPEIPLGGGKMLTFRATEVNRNIKWVTKSPDERLISGAEGGKVLKIKRDGYYFLTLQVTLNSCNAKALWHRVSLKAKDKDLLKGWINNNTCSTGSLAKVEELPAGSTLEVTVNKTAPSETINEEESHLDIIYIFKPWK, from the exons ATGCCACAGCATATCCACAGTTCCCTAACCCACGTTCTCCTGTTGTGGATCACCACCCTCTCCGTTGTCCAGCTTGGGTTCATCGTCTTCTTCTTCACAGCTGGACAG TCTCAGAACAGTAGCGATGTAGCATCACAGCACACAAACGCAAAAATCCAGGCAAACAATACATCCTCG TACCCCTCTGAGCCTGAAATTCCCTTGGGCGGAGGCAAAATGCTCACCTTTAGGGCCACTGAAG TCAACAGAAATATTAAGTGGGTAACAAAAAGTCCAGACGAACGCCTGATCTCAGGAGCAGAAGGAGGAAAAGTTCTAAAAATAAAGAGGGATGGATATTACTTCCTAACTCTTCAGGTAACACTGAATTCATGCAATGCAAAAGCATTATGGCACAGAGTCAGTCTGAAGGCAAAGGACAAAGATCTCCTGAAGGGTTGGATTAACAACAACACATGCAGCACAGGCTCCCTCGCAAAGGTGGAGGAGCTTCCTGCTGGAAGCACCTTGGAGGTCACCGTCAACAAGACAGCTCCCAGTGAAACCATTAATGAAGAAGAATCTCACCTGGATATCATCTACATTTTCAAGCCTTGGAAGTAG
- the ppap2d gene encoding phosphatidic acid phosphatase type 2D, with protein MQKFNSTGTHGNTLPRDAELQLRLSDSGGVGDGKENGGGRHFLSQPEEEKSFCTKRKMLVGLDVICLCVASIPFFACELKAVTPYRRGFFCGDSSITYPFKKKEAIPDSLLIGGGIVITGLTIALGECYRVRFRGVHSRAFIRNCYVSCLYKELGSFLFGCCVGQSLTNMAKLSVGRLRPNFLSVCNITYASINCTPGSYVPQVDCKRSDQKMVEEARKSFFSGHASFAMYTMLYLAFYLQARLSWRGARLLRPLIQFLLVMIAIYTGLSRISDYRHHPTDVLTGFIQGGLTAYWVAFYISSMFKPCARPDLSPTSMSLESPLSSQQTVC; from the exons ATGCAGAAGTTTAACTCCACCGGTACCCACGGCAACACGCTGCCCCGGGACGCGGAGCTCCAGCTGCGGTTATCTGACAGCGGAGGAGTCGGGGACGGGAAGGAGAATGGAGGTGGGAGGCATTTCCTCAGCCAACCTGAGGAGGAGAAATCGTTTTGCACCAAGAGGAAGATGCTCGTCGGTTTGGATGTAATTTGTCTTTGTGTCG CCTCCATCCCCTTCTTCGCATGTGAATTGAAGGCAGTGACTCCATACAGGCGAGGCTTCTTCTGCGGAGACTCCAGCATCACCTACCCCTTCAAGAAGAAAGAGGCCATCCCTGACAGCCTGCTTATCGGTGGTGGTATTGTCATCACTGGCCTAACG ATCGCGCTAGGTGAGTGCTACCGGGTGCGTTTCCGAGGTGTACACTCGCGGGCGTTTATCCGAAACTGTTATGTGTCCTGCCTGTACAAGGAGCTAGGAAGCTTCCTGTTTGGTTGCTGTGTGGGTCAGTCTCTCACCAACATGGCCAAGCTAAGCGTGGGACGCCTGCGACccaacttcctgtctgtctgcaacATCACCTACGCGTCCATCAACTGCACTCCGGGCAGCTACGTGCCCCAGGTGGACTGCAAGCGGTCTGATCAGAAGATGGTGGAGGAAGCGAG gaagtcttttttttcCGGCCATGCTTCCTTCGCAATGTACACCATGCTCTACTTGGCA TTCTACCTGCAGGCGCGGTTGTCGTGGCGAGGAGCTCGGCTGTTGCGCCCACTAATACAGTTCCTCTTAGTGATGATCGCCATCTACACCGGCCTGAGCCGCATCTCTGACTACCGCCACCACCCCACTGACGTCCTCACGGGCTTTATACAAGGAGGACTCACTGCGTACTGGGTG GCCTTCTACATCTCCTCCATGTTTAAGCCCTGCGCCcgtccagacctgtctcccacGAGCATGTCCCTGGAGAGCCCACTGTCCAGTCAGCAAACTGTCTGTTAG